The Candidatus Poribacteria bacterium genome contains the following window.
CACGATCGGTGGGTAATCCGTAACCAAACCCATCTCATCGAATTGTCCGAGAATCACTTGTTGAACGTCATATTCCGTAATTGTTTTTCCGTCACGCAGTTGTGAACCGATCCATTTAAAGGCATAGTCTTTCGCCTGTAGCACGAGGTGTGCGGACATCTGATGCCCGGTTGCCTGTGCCTCACTCAGACGCGCTTCCATCCGCTGTGCGAGTTCCGCGGATGTGTGCACCGCAACGCCCATCGAACGAATCCACTCCAAAGTGCCGGCATCTACCCGTGAAACATAAGGGATTTCAGCGTTTGGCGAATACTCCATTGCAACGGTTTTGATACCGAAATCTCCGTCTTGCCCCCCTGATAAGGGGGGTTGGGGGGTTGCAAGCAGTGCACGCATCTTTTCGTTAAGTTCTTCCCAACCCGCGTAAAGCGCGACGGTGCCTTGGACACTTGTGAAGTTAGATGTCTCAATCTTATGGACCAGCCACCGCGGTTCACCCTGTGCGGGGATGAGGCAGAACCAGCGACGTGTGATGTGTGCTTCTGCCAAGCCTGCCACGTTCTGTGCAATCGGGTTTATCCCGCGGAAATCGTAGAGGAGCCACGCATCTAATCCTAATGCTGCCAATTCAGCTTGAATCTCTGTTGTTTTCATATCCGTCAAAGTTTTCCTTCTCTTTTTAAGTCAGATCGAATTTCTTGATAGTCCCGAAAATCTGTAGCAGTTTCAACCGCTGAATCCATCTCTAAAATGTCCTCTAAATCCTCAAGGCACTTTATGAGAAAGTGGTATTCTTTCATTGTAAGGACGGCAGCAGTCTTTTCCCCCTTGTCATCAACGATATATTTCGGGTTGATAGTTAGCATGAAGGCTCTCCTACTGTAGATATGTCACGCCCGATCAAGATATAACTTCTAATCTTCTGCCTCGCGCTTTCTCCTCATATACTCGTCATAGTACTTTTTTCGTGTGCTGATGATAGACCAAGTAGCAACACCAACACCCACTATTGCAGCAATTGAACCTATAACGATAAGTACAGCGGTCATTTGAGTGATCCTCAATTAGAATTTCTCTCATAAGTGTTCGGGGTATGAATACCTAAGTGCTAACGGGGCGGAATGTGCATAGAACACCGAACCTACGGCTGCCTTAAAGCCCCAGCGGGGCGAAATGTCTATAGAAAATACAACATCCCTAAACTGTGAGCCCCAGCGGGGCGAAATGTCTGTAGAAACCTACCGAAAAACCTCATCAAGCCGCCAAACGAGTTTAAGCGCGTCCGTCCATCCTATTTTGGCAAAAAGATCTAATAGATTGAGTAGGTCTTCCAAAGCTTCACCGTCGCGCACTTCATGTCGGTAATCAGCAAGTACAAGTTCAACGAATTCGACAACCTCCATAACCGCAAGAGTATCAAGATTATAACCAAACCGTTCACTTGATTTTACAACCTCCGCTGCTAAATGCAAAACCTCTTTGGGATTGCAACCGAGGAAACTCCTTAAAAGTTGCATGAAATAGTGCGCTGTCGGAGCGAACATGATGCCGCTTTCTGGTTTTTGTGCAAAAGTAATGACCTGTTGCATCAAAGGTTTGACTTCATTGTAGTAATTACGGCGTAAGTCGTCGGAAATTTCCTCAACAGTTTCCTCAGACTGCTCTCTTTTATAGGCAACAGCAAAATAAAGACGTGTAATAACTTCATTAATCACGTTGTACGTATCATGTAACTTTTTCACATTTTCTTCAGTGTCATCTTCCTTGACTATACGATATAATCCTTTAATTCTATCAGAAACCAGATCAATCACTTGTCCTAACCATTCAATAGCCCGTTTTGCTCTTCTGCGTCCTTCATCCCTTTCGAGGTGCTTCGGAAGGACGTAATCTCTTACAACCTCAGACACGGCACGACTCAACGGATTAGCGAACCAGATCGGGTCTTTGAAGTATGTATCTTCAATTGTTTTCGATGCCCATGAATTTTGGCGATCAATGATCAACCACATCAACAAAACGATGAACGAATCTGATGGTTCTAATCCTTCTATAGGTGGCGGTGTATGCTCCAATAGTTTCGCCATGACGCGAGTTGTCTTGTCTTCATTCTCTTTCTCCCTTGCGACCACCTGAGTCAATGTATTATAGAGATACTTTTGCACGACGCGATTTTGTTCATCCACTGATCTATTATCCATAATGTGCCAGAATATTTCAGGTGCTTTGTTATAAACTCGGAACAACTCCATTGCCGTTACCATCCGAACGGATGGTACAGGATCACTTGCAAGTCTTTCGATTGCATCCAATATTTCCGGATCAGGTTGGTAAAACACAAACCGGAGTAGCCCGCGAGCTGCTTCATGTCGTGGAAATGGAGAATAACCTGGACCATCGAATTGATCATCGTATTCAGGATTTGGTTTGGGTTCTTCATGTTCTGCCCCTTCTAAAAGCACTTGTCGGCAAAAAGTAAAGAAATCACTCTCAAGATTGTTAGCAATCCGACCGAGAATTGCCACACAATCGGTTAGATTACGCCAGAGTAAATTGATTACCTCCTGATCGGCTTCTGTATCACTTTTTAGTTTAGTGTATACCTCCTGTAACTTCGGTAAAATTAACCTAACAGCTTCCTGAGTCGGTGCATCATTTAGCCAATCTGAACTGAATTTATTGAGAGGTTCGGACAAGCGTTGTAAATCTTGATTTTCAGGTATAGTTGTGTCAACACCTTGTGTTTGAAGCCACTTTTCCTCGGTAACGGGGCCCCACGAGGTGCTAAAACTAACCAATGGTCGATTTTCCTGAATATCGTTTTCACGCACCATCTTTTTTCGGATTTGTCTCGCTTCATCCGTAACCAGCAGATTCTCAGGAATTCGTTCAAGAAGCCGATTTCTTCGATAGACAAGCGCATTGTGTAAATCCTCATCTGTCGCTTCTATCGGAAGTGCCAAGATACTCTCTTCAATCCGACGAAGTTGGTCTGAGCTAAACTCAGACGCAGCAGCCTCTAAAAACTGACCGAGTTCATAACGGGTATCGTTACCTCTCAGGATTGGTTTCGCTATGCACAATTCAAACAAATGCGGCGCGAATATCTTCGGAAATTGTGACGCAGTCCCTAAAAGTCGTTTCCAGAAGAACGCTACTATCACTTCATCACGAAAAATGTTAAGCAGCGAATCAAGATGCGGAAGTGATTTTTCGGATTCCGTCAATTCTGAAATAAACTTAAATAGCGCATCTGCCATTTCAATAGGTTCATCAGAGGAATTTCGCGCATCCCATATATAACTGCCATCTTCGATAAAATAAACGGGTTTTCCACGAAAATTGAAGGGCTCTATTATATCCTCAAGTTTCACACCTTCTTTAAGGTATCGGGCAACATATTCTCCAACAATAAAAACATTTAAACTTCGGATTACCGATTGTGCTGCCGGGAATGGAGTCGCTTGAAGAAAACCAGGAAAATGTTTTATCAACCGATATCGGCACATGCTGTAATCCTGTCTGCGAGTACTTGTCATAGCTAAAACGCCGCTACTCAGACTTGTTTTTGCATCGCTGGATTCATTGTGATGGAATACGGTGTGATAAATTGAGTTGACAAATTCAGGATCATGCTTCCAAATTTTGTCAACATGTTCAGTCAACCATGACAAGAAGGTTATCGGGAAATGATCCTCCTGCGGTAGTTTAAGAATCTTTTCAAGAAGCATTCGAGATTTTTCAGGCTTCGTATGATATGTTTTGGCAACAAGCGGCACCGCCCAATAACCTCCAAGCCGGTCATACCAAGTACTTTTGCCTGCTGTTCTTTTTTCCCATACCCATTCAAGTAAATGTCGTCCAATTCGTCCACAAGCATCTACAATCTCTGAATTTTCGGATTCACCTACTCGTTCAAGAATAGCCGAGGTGAGGTTTGCCAAATCCCAGGCAAAGTCCTCATGCAAGTGCTGCGAAACCTGATCGAAAAAATTGATCCAGAGAGTATCACATTTAATTTTTTGTAGAGTTGGCAGTGCCTGCAGGAGCCGTGTTACTGCTTCGTTTGCGATTTCTCTCTTTTCAGCGTTCCTTAATTCCTCCAAAAGTGGTTTTAATTGGTCAATTTTGTGTGCTTCATTTGCAATAACACTTGTCGGAATCAAACGAGCAACAAGGCGCAAATGTACGGATTGATCACTTGGGAAAATGTGCCAGAAAACTTTCCAAAAACTTGTAGAGTCGTCATAGTACCAGAGGCGTGTAAAAAAATACGTTAGACTCGGGCGTAGAAAGAGTGGACGGGACGCATCCTCAAGAATAAAATTTTCAAGGTGTTGAGGTTTATCATCAATAAGCAGAACGCTAATTGCATAGTCAAAGAGAATATTGTGAGAAAAAGCAATCCGTTGTCTAGAGGAAGATATCTTTGACAGGATTTCATCACTCTGGAGTTTATCCCAAGCATTTTTTTGCACTAGTTTATCAAGGTCTACATCGTCATAAACGTCATCTACTCTAACACTCAATGAACGTTCGTGAACCATCTTGCCTGCGATTTGCCGCAGAAGGTGCTCACTGTTTTCGTTCTCAATTCGTCGTTGCCAAAATAGGTCGAGTAATTGGACTTCAGAACGGATCTGACTGAAATCAGGAACATTCTTTGATGTCTGCATAATCTTTTCCAGCAACCAAAGATTAAAGGGATTTGAGAGAATGTTTTTAAAGTCCTGAGAACCATCATTATAGATAGATTTCGGACATCCAATCTGGTCGAACGCTTGTAGAATCTCATCTTTGTTGAAAGATGGAATTGTGAAATGGCGGCATAAGATGTTTTCACTGTGATAGTGGTTGTCATCAGGATTGCCAAACAGATCTAAGAGTTCTTGTGATTTCTTCGCGTCATAGGTACGGACTGTGACAATGACATTCCAAGATTCCTTGAGCTCACGAACTGCACGTTGAATCAGGCGTAGAAAATTTTTGCGTGTCCCTTCATCTCGAGCGGCATCAAATGCATCAAACAATAAAATTGCTTTCTGATCCGAAATAGGGACGGATTTTAACCTCTCAATCAAATCGCCTTCATAAGACAGCTCACTTTGTAAAGTTTCATCAGTGCC
Protein-coding sequences here:
- a CDS encoding M24 family metallopeptidase translates to MKTTEIQAELAALGLDAWLLYDFRGINPIAQNVAGLAEAHITRRWFCLIPAQGEPRWLVHKIETSNFTSVQGTVALYAGWEELNEKMRALLATPQPPLSGGQDGDFGIKTVAMEYSPNAEIPYVSRVDAGTLEWIRSMGVAVHTSAELAQRMEARLSEAQATGHQMSAHLVLQAKDYAFKWIGSQLRDGKTITEYDVQQVILGQFDEMGLVTDYPPIVAANAKSSDPHYAPTSTDTQEIKIGDFILIDLWAKQKDPDAVFADTTWVAYADTTVPARYVEIFDIVKEARDRAVRFIREKWDADERIHGYEVDDCVRGYITEKGYGEFFIHRTGHNIGTVIHGNGVNLDNLETRDARALISGICFSIEPGIYLTDFGVRTEIDVFLAGPGRDGVKVTTAPVQNRVLPLL
- a CDS encoding NACHT domain-containing protein, encoding MRIKREQLLNALQDFALRGNGIIIGSPGIGKTYLLKELLRSLESVEIPVLFLPIDQLADGTDETLQSELSYEGDLIERLKSVPISDQKAILLFDAFDAARDEGTRKNFLRLIQRAVRELKESWNVIVTVRTYDAKKSQELLDLFGNPDDNHYHSENILCRHFTIPSFNKDEILQAFDQIGCPKSIYNDGSQDFKNILSNPFNLWLLEKIMQTSKNVPDFSQIRSEVQLLDLFWQRRIENENSEHLLRQIAGKMVHERSLSVRVDDVYDDVDLDKLVQKNAWDKLQSDEILSKISSSRQRIAFSHNILFDYAISVLLIDDKPQHLENFILEDASRPLFLRPSLTYFFTRLWYYDDSTSFWKVFWHIFPSDQSVHLRLVARLIPTSVIANEAHKIDQLKPLLEELRNAEKREIANEAVTRLLQALPTLQKIKCDTLWINFFDQVSQHLHEDFAWDLANLTSAILERVGESENSEIVDACGRIGRHLLEWVWEKRTAGKSTWYDRLGGYWAVPLVAKTYHTKPEKSRMLLEKILKLPQEDHFPITFLSWLTEHVDKIWKHDPEFVNSIYHTVFHHNESSDAKTSLSSGVLAMTSTRRQDYSMCRYRLIKHFPGFLQATPFPAAQSVIRSLNVFIVGEYVARYLKEGVKLEDIIEPFNFRGKPVYFIEDGSYIWDARNSSDEPIEMADALFKFISELTESEKSLPHLDSLLNIFRDEVIVAFFWKRLLGTASQFPKIFAPHLFELCIAKPILRGNDTRYELGQFLEAAASEFSSDQLRRIEESILALPIEATDEDLHNALVYRRNRLLERIPENLLVTDEARQIRKKMVRENDIQENRPLVSFSTSWGPVTEEKWLQTQGVDTTIPENQDLQRLSEPLNKFSSDWLNDAPTQEAVRLILPKLQEVYTKLKSDTEADQEVINLLWRNLTDCVAILGRIANNLESDFFTFCRQVLLEGAEHEEPKPNPEYDDQFDGPGYSPFPRHEAARGLLRFVFYQPDPEILDAIERLASDPVPSVRMVTAMELFRVYNKAPEIFWHIMDNRSVDEQNRVVQKYLYNTLTQVVAREKENEDKTTRVMAKLLEHTPPPIEGLEPSDSFIVLLMWLIIDRQNSWASKTIEDTYFKDPIWFANPLSRAVSEVVRDYVLPKHLERDEGRRRAKRAIEWLGQVIDLVSDRIKGLYRIVKEDDTEENVKKLHDTYNVINEVITRLYFAVAYKREQSEETVEEISDDLRRNYYNEVKPLMQQVITFAQKPESGIMFAPTAHYFMQLLRSFLGCNPKEVLHLAAEVVKSSERFGYNLDTLAVMEVVEFVELVLADYRHEVRDGEALEDLLNLLDLFAKIGWTDALKLVWRLDEVFR